The nucleotide sequence TGTATACGAGGATAGTTCTTATAAGGATGTGTTCCTTCATAAAAATGCACGTCACTGCCGCATATCCCTGCCGCTTTAACCTTGACAAGTACCTGATCCATTCCACAATCCGGTGTGCTGACTTCTTCTACCCTCATATCAAAGGGTGCATATAAGACTGCAGCTTTCATAAAATACACCTCTTTTTATTTATAAATTTTTTTAGAGTCAAGGACAGGTATGAATCCCTGCCCTTGACAAATACTTTATTTTTCGCCTTTAAATGCTTTAACATTGTCCTTATCAACTATAAATATTCCTGTATTAATATTCACTGGTATATTAGTTACTCCAAGTGCTTTGTCATCTTTGCTTACTGATGCCGGTGAATGGTTCATATCATAAAGCAATTTTGCACCGTAGTATGTAAACAGCTGTCTCTTCTGACCAACAAGAGAATTGAATACTCCTTCTTCAAGCAGTCCAATCTGTGCTGCGTCAACATTCATGCCTGTTACTGCTATTTTTCCTGCTTTGCCTGCTTCTTTAAGAGCAGTTCCTATACCAGGTGTTGCGCCGTCAAAGCCTGAGATTCCTGCTATGTCAGGATAAGCTGCCAATATATCTGCTGTAACTCTTGCTGCAACCTCCGGGTTGGACTCTGAGTTAAATGCATCTACAACTGTCATTTCAGGATAAGCTTGCAAGTACTCCTTGTAACCCTTCAGTGCAAGCTCCATGTTTTCAGCGCCTTTTATATATACTACAGCTACTTTGCCTTTGCCTCCAGTGTGCTTTACCATTTGCTCAGCATGTGCTATTCCAACATCATACCAATCAGTTCCTATAAAGGCCTGTCTCTTGGAGGTGCTTATGTCAGCGTCTACAACTACACAAGGGATGCCCGCTTCGACTATTTTATTTATCCCTCCTGTAAGGGAGGATTCCATACCAAGCACCATTATTCCGGCTGGTTTTCTTGCAATAACCTCTTCTATTGTTTTTACCGTACCTGCGATGTCATATTCTGATGGACCAGCTATTGTAACCTTAACTCCATACTCTTCACCGAACTTTTTCAATCCAACTTGGTCGTTCTCAACGAATAACGGGAAACCTGACAAGCAGCTTATCCAAACATACTCTTCGTTGGATACATCTACCTTATCTGTGCTGCCAGTTGCTACTGCCGGTGGTGCAGGCTCTTCTGCTGTGCAGCCTGACAACATCATAACCAATACCATTGTGAGTGCGAGCAATAAAGATAGAACTTTTGGATAACTTTTTTTCATGATTAATCCTCCTCTTTTAATAGACAATATATTGCTATTTTTAATTCTTAACTCTTGTACGCTTTGTTATAAAAACGTCAAGAGTAATAGCCAGCATTAATATTACACCGATTACTATACTCTGCCAGTTAGTTGAAACCTTTGATATAACCATCAGGTTATTAATAAGTCCCATAAAAAGCGTGCCAAGTGCTGCTCCGACTATTCCGCCCTGTCCACCCGCCAAGCTTGCTCCGCCGAGTATGCAGGCTGTTATTGCTCTCATTTCCATACTTTGTCCAGTTGAGGACACTGCTGCTCCAAGACGCGAAGTAAGTATTATTCCTCCTAATCCAGCCAGTCCGGAAGAAATCATAAAAGAAATAATCCTCATCTTTGATACATTAATACCCGACAGCATTGCTGCTTTTTCATTTCCACCTATATAAAAATATCTCTTGAAAAATTTAGTCTTGGTAACAAGTAAATTAAAAATCAAAACCAAAATGAGCATGTACCACACTGGTATTCTAAAACCTAATAACTGAATATCAGCAATTTTTATAAATTCCTTAGGAAGGTTGGCTATCCCAGAACCAGCAACAAGCATTGCAACTCCCCTTAAAATACCCATCATTGAGATACCGACAATCATTGGATTAACACCAACTTTTGCAATCATGACTCCATTGAAAAGACCAATTGCTAAACAAATCAGCATAGTGATTGCAATTGCGACCCACGTATTAAAGTGCTGATAATAAACCAACCTGGCTGCAATTGCACCAGACAAAGCTATTACTGAGCCTACTGAAAGGTCAAAAACACCAGAGATCAGTAAAATCATCATACCTATTGCAATTATAGTATCGATTGACATGTTCAATATGATAGCTCTAAAGTTTGCAGCTGTCGGGAAAGTTTTATATACCATACTTGCAACAATCGATACTATAAGTATGAGAAAAAACAAGGTAATCGTTCTGTTTTTTAGTATATACAGGCCTATATTCTTAAAATGATTTACTCGTTTTTTGTCATTATTAACAGTAATAAACTGCTTTGAGTCCAAATAAATCCCCTACCTTTACTCAATTGTTAAATCCAGAAGCCAACTGCATAACCTTTTCTTCAGTTGCTTCCTCTCTATTTAGTTCCCCCATTTGTGCGCCATTGTACATAACAACAATTCTGTCGCTGATTGTCAGTATCTCTGGAAGATCCGAAGATATGACTACAATGCTTGTACCACTTGCAGAGAGTTCCCTGATTAGCTTGTATATCTCTGATTTGGCACCTACATCTATACCTCGGGTAGGCTCGTCAATTATAAGTATTTTAGAATTAACAAGAAGCCATTTTGCGAAAACTACCTTTTGCTGGTTTCCTCCTGAAAGTTCACCAACTATTTTTTCTACGCTTGGCGTTGCTATATTAAGCTTATTCTTGTATTCATCTGCAACAATGTTTATTTTTTTATTATGAATCATACCGTTAGTGCATATACTTTCAAGTTTCCCAGAAATAATATTTTCAGCAATGCTCATATTTAAAAATAGTCCATGTTCTTTCCTATCCTCAGGCAAATAGCCTATTCCATTGTTTATCGCATCAACAGTATTTCTGATTTTTGTTTCCTTACCGTTAATATAAATTTCTCCGGAGATTATCGGATCAGCTCCGATTATACCTCTGAAAAGCTCAGTTCTCCCAGCTCCTGCAAGCCCGGAAAATCCAAGAATTTCCCCTTTATGAAGCTTGAATGTGATATCCCTATATTTGTATGACGTCAGATGTCTTGTTTCAAAAACTATCTCATCTTTGTAGCATGGTGAATATACATCAACCTGGAGATCCCTTCCTACCATCATATTAATTATTGTATTTATGTCCAATTCTGTGATTGATTGTGTTCCAACATATTTCCCATCCTTGAGCACTGTAACTCTATCTGCAATTTCAAAAAGCTCCTGAAGGCGATGTGAAATATATATAACTGAGATACCTTCATTTTTCAATTTTCCTATAACCTCAAACAGAACTTTTGTTTCGCGTTCAGTCAATGCAGCCGTAGGTTCATCAAGTATCAATATTTTACTCTTATATGACAGTGCCTTTGCAATTTCAACCATTTGCTGTTGTGCAGGAGTTAAGTAGCCAACAATATCAGTTGGTTGAACGTCTAGCTTTATTTCAGTGCAAAGCTTTTGTGTCATTTCATTCATTTTTTTATTTTCAATAAAGCCAAATTTATTTGTATACTGTCGTTCAACAAAGATATTTTCAGCAACGTTAAGATTTGGTACCAGGCTTCTTTCCTGATAAACAACACTTATGCCAAGTTCGAGAGAATGTGCATGATTTCTGATTTCGATGGCTTTTCCATCGATTTCTATGGTTCCTTCGTCCTTTGAATAATTACCCGCCAGTATATTCATAAGTGTGCTTTTTCCTGCACCATTCTCACCACATATAGCATGTACTTCCCCTCTTTTTATTTCAAACCCAACATTCTTTAATGCTTGTACCCCGGGGAAGGCCTTGCTTATACCACTGAGTCTCAAGAAAACTTCATTCTTATCCATAATCAAACCCCTTATATCTTAAGTCTGTATACCTCTTTTACAGTTTTATACATTATCTGTTCAAGCTGTACTGGGTCTTTAACTGCTTGCTTGTATTTTGCAATCTCTACGGGTGTATTTGGAATCATATCTGATGAGAACATTATCTTGGTGGCTCCGATTGTACTAATGAAGTTTTTAATATTTAAAACATTTACCCAACTCGGTTCCAGATAAACATTTTTAAAGGTTTTAGCAAGATAAAGCGCCTGTGGAGAGAGTAAATCCTGTCCAGCATGAGCCAGTACAATCTTCAAATCCGGAAAGGCTTCTGCTGCCGGTATAATGCTCACAGGATCTGAAAAGGGCATTCCTGCTCCAGTATGAATCATAACCGGGACATCCAGGGATCTTGCTATCTCATACACAGTAAATGCATCTTTACTTGCAGGATGTACTGCATGGGCAATGGGCGTGATCTTTATTCCTACAAATCCAAGTTCATTAACACAACGTTTAGCCTCTTTTTCGTAATCTTCCGGTCTAAAATGAGGGTCCATTGAAATCATTCCCCAAAATCTACCTGGATTATCGATGCAGAATTTGTGGATCCTATTATGTATTTTCATTGTATCCTCAATATAAGGTCTTGGTATTAGCGGCTGTACAATTCCACCAGTCACACCATACTTCTCACACGCTTCGATCAGCTCCGCCTCTGTCTGTTCCTTATCAAATACATAGTCATACCCTAGATGAAGATGTGCATCTAAAATCATAAAGCTCCCCTCCCATATTGTGTGGTTAATTGTTTCCATTGTTTAATGGAGTTCTTAACTTTCTCAGTTGCATACTCTCTGTCCTTCTTTTTAAATGCTTCAATCATCTCCTCGTGCACTGTAATTGAATACTTGGCATTTTCTTTATAGTTTTGATACGTGGCTTCAATAGTAGCTCCCAAAAAGTCTACCACATATGAATATATCATCTCGACAAGAACGTTGTTAGTGATTTTACCCATGGTTTTGTGAAATAAAATATCCATCTTACCTAGTTCAACACAATTTCCTTTTTTACTATAAACATCCTTCATGTCCTGGTTAATGATTTCTAGCAGCTTTATGTCCTCCTGTGTAGCATTAGCAACTATAAGGTCTCCTACTGCCATCTCAATGAATTCCCTTAGTTCAACCAATTCCCGCAGCGATGCTTCACTGGTCAGCATTTTAAACATCAGAGGGTCAATAATTGCCCTGCTTGTATCCTGTGTGACGTAGGTTCCGTCACCCCTCTTAATCTCGACAACACCTATTGCATTCAGTATCTTCATTGCCTCTCTGACAGAGCCTCGACTCACTCCCATCATCTCTGCAAGTTCAAACTCTGATGGCAGTTTGTCTCCAATATCAATCTGTTTACTGATTATTAATCGCTTAATATTATTAATGACCACATCTACCGCTGAATCTTTTACCTTTGAAATAACCTTAAAATCTCCCATGTAAACTCTCCTATTTTTATCATTTTTAGATAAGTATACCAAATAGGACGCACTTATTAAATATTGTCAGTATTTATGTTTCGCCTAATATATACCATCAAGCAGCTAATTCATATTTTATTCATAGCTGCATATAGCCTGTTTAATATATTCAATACTTTGATGAGCCCAATTTTCTTCTTTCTCAATTGTTTCTTCTATGCTGTTTGTATAAGGTGTCCACAGCTCCAAGACTATATTGACATCCTTTTCAACAGCAAGTTCTATAACCTTGCTGCAGTCAAGCATCCCCTGACCTGCAGCGGTACCGACTATTGAAAACCCCATTTGGTGTCCCACTCTTTCAATGGTAAAATCCTTTAAATGTATGTTTCCCACATATGGCGACAGCTTATCTATAACATAATCCGGACTTTCCAGCGCTCCAAAGGAATTTACTGTATCCAGGCATATCTTAAGACTCTCGCTTTTTACACCCTCAATAATACTGATAAGTTCATCCACTTTATGCTTATCATGATTCTCTATAACTATTACGATGTTTTCTTCCTCAAATCTCTTGATGACACTTTTAAAATTATTCTCAGCTTCTTTTATGGTCACTGGCTGAGACGGTGAATGGATAATTGTTCGAAGTGTCTTAGCGCCAAGAATTTTGCATATATCCAAGAACTTCAGCATATGGTTTATTTCAGTGCCTCTTGTGCCAACTTCCAGCACAATGTTCTTAAAGTCCGCAAAAGCTTTAATACTAACGAGTTGCTCCTTTGAGTAGCTTTCCAGTTTAATATTATCGCATATTTGCAGCAGACCTATCCGGTATTCACTTGCCTTCTTAATCAACTCAATACTGTCGAGCATTCTCCTGTGCTCAAACCCCTGAACACCTACCGACCAAGTATATGTATAGCTTGATATTCCCAGAAGCACACAATCACCTCATAATATTCGTCATATGTTCCGTCCTTCGCGATACATTAAAC is from Clostridia bacterium and encodes:
- a CDS encoding substrate-binding domain-containing protein, with translation MKKSYPKVLSLLLALTMVLVMMLSGCTAEEPAPPAVATGSTDKVDVSNEEYVWISCLSGFPLFVENDQVGLKKFGEEYGVKVTIAGPSEYDIAGTVKTIEEVIARKPAGIMVLGMESSLTGGINKIVEAGIPCVVVDADISTSKRQAFIGTDWYDVGIAHAEQMVKHTGGKGKVAVVYIKGAENMELALKGYKEYLQAYPEMTVVDAFNSESNPEVAARVTADILAAYPDIAGISGFDGATPGIGTALKEAGKAGKIAVTGMNVDAAQIGLLEEGVFNSLVGQKRQLFTYYGAKLLYDMNHSPASVSKDDKALGVTNIPVNINTGIFIVDKDNVKAFKGEK
- a CDS encoding ABC transporter permease — protein: MDSKQFITVNNDKKRVNHFKNIGLYILKNRTITLFFLILIVSIVASMVYKTFPTAANFRAIILNMSIDTIIAIGMMILLISGVFDLSVGSVIALSGAIAARLVYYQHFNTWVAIAITMLICLAIGLFNGVMIAKVGVNPMIVGISMMGILRGVAMLVAGSGIANLPKEFIKIADIQLLGFRIPVWYMLILVLIFNLLVTKTKFFKRYFYIGGNEKAAMLSGINVSKMRIISFMISSGLAGLGGIILTSRLGAAVSSTGQSMEMRAITACILGGASLAGGQGGIVGAALGTLFMGLINNLMVISKVSTNWQSIVIGVILMLAITLDVFITKRTRVKN
- a CDS encoding sugar ABC transporter ATP-binding protein, translating into MDKNEVFLRLSGISKAFPGVQALKNVGFEIKRGEVHAICGENGAGKSTLMNILAGNYSKDEGTIEIDGKAIEIRNHAHSLELGISVVYQERSLVPNLNVAENIFVERQYTNKFGFIENKKMNEMTQKLCTEIKLDVQPTDIVGYLTPAQQQMVEIAKALSYKSKILILDEPTAALTERETKVLFEVIGKLKNEGISVIYISHRLQELFEIADRVTVLKDGKYVGTQSITELDINTIINMMVGRDLQVDVYSPCYKDEIVFETRHLTSYKYRDITFKLHKGEILGFSGLAGAGRTELFRGIIGADPIISGEIYINGKETKIRNTVDAINNGIGYLPEDRKEHGLFLNMSIAENIISGKLESICTNGMIHNKKINIVADEYKNKLNIATPSVEKIVGELSGGNQQKVVFAKWLLVNSKILIIDEPTRGIDVGAKSEIYKLIRELSASGTSIVVISSDLPEILTISDRIVVMYNGAQMGELNREEATEEKVMQLASGFNN
- a CDS encoding amidohydrolase family protein, whose amino-acid sequence is MILDAHLHLGYDYVFDKEQTEAELIEACEKYGVTGGIVQPLIPRPYIEDTMKIHNRIHKFCIDNPGRFWGMISMDPHFRPEDYEKEAKRCVNELGFVGIKITPIAHAVHPASKDAFTVYEIARSLDVPVMIHTGAGMPFSDPVSIIPAAEAFPDLKIVLAHAGQDLLSPQALYLAKTFKNVYLEPSWVNVLNIKNFISTIGATKIMFSSDMIPNTPVEIAKYKQAVKDPVQLEQIMYKTVKEVYRLKI
- a CDS encoding GntR family transcriptional regulator, with amino-acid sequence MGDFKVISKVKDSAVDVVINNIKRLIISKQIDIGDKLPSEFELAEMMGVSRGSVREAMKILNAIGVVEIKRGDGTYVTQDTSRAIIDPLMFKMLTSEASLRELVELREFIEMAVGDLIVANATQEDIKLLEIINQDMKDVYSKKGNCVELGKMDILFHKTMGKITNNVLVEMIYSYVVDFLGATIEATYQNYKENAKYSITVHEEMIEAFKKKDREYATEKVKNSIKQWKQLTTQYGRGAL
- a CDS encoding TIM barrel protein translates to MLLGISSYTYTWSVGVQGFEHRRMLDSIELIKKASEYRIGLLQICDNIKLESYSKEQLVSIKAFADFKNIVLEVGTRGTEINHMLKFLDICKILGAKTLRTIIHSPSQPVTIKEAENNFKSVIKRFEEENIVIVIENHDKHKVDELISIIEGVKSESLKICLDTVNSFGALESPDYVIDKLSPYVGNIHLKDFTIERVGHQMGFSIVGTAAGQGMLDCSKVIELAVEKDVNIVLELWTPYTNSIEETIEKEENWAHQSIEYIKQAICSYE